Proteins from a single region of Desulfolutivibrio sulfoxidireducens:
- the pabB gene encoding aminodeoxychorismate synthase component I, producing MKDGFRTDPPGAPGRALFRSLAGDGTGWNAAFSRPEAIRVAETPAEVPRVLSFVQAACDAGKWAVLALAYEAAPAFDPALAVKDAHEFPLAYAAVYPAPDSGPADVGSPSPGAGYALSPWRPLVSRQRYLADLARVREALQAGESYQVNYTMPFEAFFAGDARAWFEDLLPGQRAGYAACLDLPERRVLCFSPELFFERRGREVVVRPMKGTMPRGGDPETDAALARRLASCPKNRAENVMIVDLLRSDLGRVAETGSVTVDRLFTVEAYPTVWQMTSGISARLRPGVGLFELFQALFPCGSVTGAPKVRTMEIIRELEGRPRGIYCGALGFVRPGGDGEFCVPIRTVSLEKATGRAVYWTGGGVTIDSDPDGEYAECLVKMRFLDRARPPFCLLETILLDFGRYVSLPGHLGRMRASAKALGFAFGEKAARRALDAARTGREAGRFRVRLLLDARSRFEVQAAPLGDMPGIVRIGLARTPVFSGDTLLRHKTDWRARYDQARRERPDCDDVLLCNEHGRITETTIANVAVRRGDRLVTPPVSDGLLPGVFREQLLRRGEVEEGGIAVEEALAAPSLVLFNSVRGWMRGKLVDITETSARES from the coding sequence ATGAAGGATGGATTTCGGACCGACCCGCCAGGGGCTCCCGGGCGGGCTCTGTTTCGCTCCCTGGCCGGGGACGGGACCGGGTGGAACGCGGCCTTTTCCCGTCCCGAGGCCATTCGCGTGGCCGAAACCCCGGCTGAGGTGCCGCGGGTGCTTTCCTTTGTCCAGGCGGCCTGCGACGCGGGCAAATGGGCGGTCCTGGCCCTGGCCTACGAGGCCGCCCCGGCCTTTGATCCCGCCCTGGCCGTGAAGGACGCCCACGAGTTCCCCCTGGCGTACGCGGCCGTGTATCCGGCTCCGGACAGTGGCCCCGCGGATGTCGGGAGCCCCTCTCCCGGGGCGGGGTACGCCCTGTCCCCCTGGCGGCCCCTGGTTTCCCGACAGCGCTATCTCGCCGATCTGGCCCGGGTGCGCGAGGCGCTTCAGGCCGGGGAATCCTACCAGGTCAACTACACCATGCCCTTCGAGGCCTTTTTCGCCGGGGACGCCCGGGCCTGGTTCGAGGACCTGCTTCCCGGCCAGCGGGCCGGCTATGCGGCCTGTCTGGACCTTCCGGAGAGGCGGGTGCTGTGTTTTTCCCCGGAACTCTTTTTTGAGCGGCGCGGCCGGGAGGTGGTCGTCCGGCCCATGAAGGGCACCATGCCGCGTGGCGGCGATCCGGAAACGGACGCGGCCCTGGCCCGGCGTCTGGCCTCCTGTCCCAAGAACCGGGCCGAGAACGTCATGATCGTGGACCTTCTGCGCAGCGATCTGGGCCGGGTGGCCGAGACCGGGTCGGTCACGGTCGATCGGCTGTTTACTGTGGAGGCCTATCCCACCGTGTGGCAGATGACCTCCGGGATTTCCGCCCGGTTGCGGCCGGGGGTCGGCCTTTTCGAGCTTTTCCAGGCCCTTTTCCCCTGCGGCTCGGTTACCGGGGCCCCCAAGGTCCGGACCATGGAGATCATCCGCGAGCTGGAGGGGCGGCCCCGGGGCATCTACTGCGGGGCGTTGGGCTTCGTGCGCCCGGGCGGGGATGGCGAGTTCTGCGTGCCCATCCGGACCGTGAGCCTGGAGAAGGCCACGGGCCGGGCCGTGTACTGGACCGGCGGCGGGGTGACCATCGATTCCGATCCGGACGGGGAATATGCGGAATGCCTGGTGAAGATGCGCTTTCTCGACCGGGCCCGGCCCCCGTTTTGCCTGCTGGAGACCATCCTGCTGGACTTTGGCCGGTACGTGTCGCTGCCGGGCCATCTGGGCCGCATGCGGGCCTCGGCCAAGGCCCTGGGCTTCGCCTTTGGCGAAAAGGCGGCCCGGCGCGCCCTGGATGCGGCCCGGACCGGGCGCGAGGCCGGGCGGTTCCGGGTCCGGCTGTTGCTTGACGCCCGGAGCCGCTTCGAGGTCCAGGCCGCGCCGCTTGGGGATATGCCCGGGATCGTGCGCATCGGCCTGGCCCGGACGCCGGTTTTCTCCGGAGACACGCTTTTGCGGCACAAGACCGACTGGCGCGCCCGCTACGACCAGGCCCGGCGGGAGCGGCCGGACTGCGACGACGTGCTCCTTTGCAACGAGCACGGGCGGATCACCGAGACCACCATCGCCAACGTGGCTGTCCGGCGCGGGGACAGGCTGGTGACCCCGCCCGTGTCCGACGGCCTCTTGCCCGGGGTGTTCCGGGAACAGCTCCTTCGCCGGGGGGAGGTCGAGGAGGGCGGCATCGCCGTCGAGGAGGCGCTGGCCGCCCCCTCCCTGGTCCTTTTCAATTCGGTGCGGGGCTGGATGCGGGGCAAGCTGGTCGACATCACGGAGACCTCCGCCAGGGAATCATGA
- a CDS encoding YbhB/YbcL family Raf kinase inhibitor-like protein, whose protein sequence is MRWTVLFLIAFLWTTTAHASDFTLSSPDILPGGLLSDKYLFDGFGCAGENISPALHWEHAPQGTKSFAVTIYDPDAPTGSGWWHWVVFDIPASVASLPEGAGDEKGGGLPPGCVQSKTDFGKPGFGGACPPVGDKPHRYVFTVYALDVARLDLPADASAAMVGFTLNAHAKARASFTARYGR, encoded by the coding sequence ATGCGCTGGACCGTTTTGTTTCTCATCGCGTTTCTGTGGACCACGACCGCCCATGCTTCGGACTTCACTCTTTCGAGCCCGGACATCCTCCCGGGCGGTCTCCTCTCAGACAAATACCTTTTTGACGGATTCGGTTGCGCGGGAGAAAACATCTCCCCGGCGCTGCACTGGGAACATGCCCCGCAGGGAACGAAAAGCTTTGCCGTCACGATCTACGATCCGGACGCCCCCACAGGAAGCGGCTGGTGGCACTGGGTGGTGTTCGACATCCCCGCCTCGGTCGCAAGCCTCCCAGAGGGGGCCGGGGACGAAAAAGGCGGCGGTCTTCCACCCGGATGCGTCCAATCCAAGACGGATTTCGGGAAGCCGGGCTTTGGCGGAGCCTGCCCGCCGGTCGGGGACAAGCCCCATCGCTACGTCTTCACGGTTTACGCCCTGGACGTGGCCCGGCTGGATCTGCCCGCCGACGCCAGTGCGGCCATGGTCGGGTTCACCCTGAATGCCCATGCCAAGGCCCGGGCCTCCTTCACGGCCCGGTATGGGCGTTGA
- a CDS encoding helix-turn-helix domain-containing protein: MTSHTIDARVQRLAAARSPDAPLVPSLMVLSCVQAHLLRRVRMPQSACIMVLKGHKTLISENDRLVARPGDMFLLPALFEVTIENVPDPSHGVYRALCLTLAPETVARVLASTRTPPEPKALALGSLRVRMDGVLEASLAHLLDMAEACPDNERLLALCLEAFLLLVSERTSGFAALWRAEDAWKTRCARVVGVDTARTWTAAGLAARLGVSERTFRRHLRREGTTFREVLRDTRLEAALVLLQSGSMAVSEASFRCGYESPSRFATRFRERYGVKPSDIVRFVAGNGQHLAGSELTKDVRNG, translated from the coding sequence ATGACCAGCCACACCATCGACGCCCGTGTCCAGAGGCTGGCCGCCGCCCGCAGCCCGGATGCGCCCCTCGTGCCCAGCCTCATGGTGCTGTCCTGCGTTCAGGCGCATCTCCTGCGGCGTGTCCGGATGCCCCAATCCGCGTGCATCATGGTTCTTAAGGGACACAAAACCCTCATTTCGGAAAATGACCGGCTCGTCGCGAGGCCTGGGGACATGTTTCTTCTCCCCGCATTGTTCGAGGTGACCATCGAAAACGTCCCGGACCCTTCACACGGTGTTTACCGGGCCCTGTGTCTCACCCTGGCCCCGGAGACCGTGGCCAGGGTCTTGGCCTCGACCCGGACTCCGCCCGAGCCCAAGGCCCTTGCCCTAGGGAGCCTGCGAGTCCGGATGGATGGGGTGCTCGAGGCGTCCTTGGCCCATCTCCTGGACATGGCCGAGGCCTGCCCGGACAACGAACGTCTGCTTGCTCTTTGTCTGGAGGCATTTTTGCTGTTGGTGTCCGAACGGACATCGGGTTTCGCCGCCCTGTGGCGAGCCGAGGACGCCTGGAAAACCAGATGCGCGCGAGTGGTGGGGGTGGACACGGCGCGGACCTGGACCGCCGCCGGGTTGGCGGCCCGGCTGGGAGTCAGCGAACGGACCTTCAGACGTCACCTCCGCCGGGAAGGAACCACCTTTCGGGAGGTGCTCAGGGATACCCGGCTGGAAGCAGCCCTTGTCCTGCTGCAATCCGGGAGCATGGCTGTATCCGAGGCGTCCTTTCGCTGCGGCTACGAGTCGCCGTCGCGGTTCGCCACGAGGTTCAGGGAGCGCTACGGGGTCAAGCCCAGCGACATCGTGCGTTTCGTGGCCGGAAACGGACAGCATCTGGCCGGATCGGAACTGACGAAGGATGTGCGGAACGGCTAG
- a CDS encoding phosphatase produces the protein MKQPVIPAFFRLLLSVALAALLCIPDAARAKSSTGTDASHPVPVPEASGDSPPVLSFDYSPDMPLPKNFRLADGGSDPKGPGVTIRLSGSSEFDAAGLDRLAAALPGPVVIVDLRQESHGFLNGEPVNWFADKDRGNFGKTPDEAALDEKTRLEALRRAGTALVTTIQSKNKDGGIKKSDADTVAVVSVSSEADLAASLGLGYLRLYVTDDMAPDAVQADRFVDLCRAMAPGTWLHVHCRAGHGRTTTFMVMYALLFNAAGKPLERIAAEQAALGGTDLLGPPKDGWRHDLHVARAAFVREFAAYAGDNPGGAPLSFSQWKAGR, from the coding sequence ATGAAACAACCCGTCATTCCCGCTTTTTTCCGGTTGCTTCTGTCCGTGGCCCTGGCGGCCCTTTTGTGCATCCCGGATGCCGCCCGGGCAAAAAGCTCCACGGGAACCGACGCCTCCCACCCGGTCCCGGTTCCCGAGGCCTCCGGTGACTCCCCCCCGGTCCTTTCCTTCGACTATTCGCCGGACATGCCGCTGCCCAAGAATTTCCGGCTGGCCGACGGCGGCTCGGATCCCAAGGGCCCGGGGGTGACGATCCGCCTGTCGGGCAGCTCCGAATTCGACGCGGCGGGCCTGGACCGGCTGGCCGCCGCCCTGCCCGGGCCGGTGGTGATCGTGGATCTGCGCCAGGAGTCCCACGGATTCCTTAACGGCGAACCCGTGAACTGGTTTGCGGACAAGGATCGGGGCAACTTCGGGAAGACTCCGGATGAGGCCGCCCTGGACGAAAAAACACGTCTGGAGGCCTTGCGCCGGGCCGGGACCGCCCTCGTGACCACGATCCAATCCAAGAACAAGGACGGCGGCATCAAGAAATCGGACGCGGACACGGTGGCGGTGGTCTCGGTCTCGTCCGAGGCCGATCTGGCCGCAAGCCTGGGGCTTGGCTATCTGCGGCTTTACGTCACCGACGACATGGCCCCGGACGCGGTCCAGGCGGACCGGTTCGTGGACTTGTGCCGGGCCATGGCCCCGGGCACCTGGCTGCATGTGCATTGCCGCGCCGGGCACGGCCGGACCACCACCTTCATGGTCATGTACGCCCTGCTTTTCAACGCCGCCGGCAAGCCCCTGGAACGGATCGCGGCCGAGCAGGCGGCCCTGGGCGGGACCGATCTCCTCGGCCCGCCCAAGGACGGCTGGAGACATGATCTCCATGTGGCCCGGGCCGCGTTTGTGCGCGAGTTCGCGGCCTATGCGGGGGACAATCCCGGCGGCGCGCCCCTGTCCTTCAGCCAGTGGAAGGCGGGACGATAA
- a CDS encoding YkgJ family cysteine cluster protein: MRQHCEKTGILDTRQPPPTCRRCGECCRKGGPGLHHDDASLVVSGVLPASSLFTLRQGETVLDNVSGRLETLAAEMIRVRPGPDGRACPFFRDPGECLIHDQRPCECRALFCADTTALRAMYQKDRLARHDLAPRDSPLGELLAVHEARCPAGEAIRLALAARGDAAAGARLAEMLRFDAAFRELAVSRAGLSPDALELYFGRPVEIVVAPFRHGPLRRG, translated from the coding sequence ATGCGTCAACACTGCGAAAAAACAGGCATTTTAGACACACGCCAGCCCCCCCCCACCTGCCGCCGCTGCGGCGAGTGCTGCCGCAAAGGGGGCCCCGGCCTGCACCACGACGACGCCTCTCTGGTTGTTTCGGGGGTCCTTCCCGCCTCGTCCCTTTTCACCCTGCGCCAGGGGGAGACCGTGCTGGACAATGTTTCCGGCCGCCTGGAGACCCTCGCGGCGGAGATGATCCGGGTGCGGCCCGGGCCGGACGGACGGGCTTGCCCTTTTTTTCGCGACCCCGGGGAGTGCCTGATCCACGACCAAAGGCCCTGCGAATGCCGGGCGCTTTTTTGCGCCGACACCACGGCCCTGCGCGCCATGTACCAAAAAGACCGCCTGGCCCGCCATGATCTGGCGCCGCGCGACAGTCCCCTGGGGGAGCTTCTGGCCGTGCACGAGGCCCGCTGTCCGGCCGGGGAGGCCATCCGGCTGGCCCTGGCCGCCCGAGGCGACGCGGCCGCCGGGGCGCGTCTGGCCGAGATGCTCCGGTTCGACGCGGCCTTCCGGGAACTGGCCGTCTCCCGGGCCGGGCTTTCCCCGGACGCCCTGGAATTGTATTTCGGGCGTCCCGTGGAGATTGTCGTCGCCCCTTTTCGGCACGGGCCTCTCCGGCGCGGATGA